Part of the Paenibacillus sp. YPG26 genome, CAGGCTTGTCGAGTGCACCGGTATATGATTGGCCGACAGTACAACCGGCTATGGAGCCGTGTCAGCCAATGTGGCCCTATGCTCCCATGGGGCAGCCCATCCCCTATGGATATCATCCTTATTCAAAGCAACCGATGACTAATATGGAATATCAGGCGCATGGCGCGTGGTCTCCTATACCGGCACAAACCCATCAACCTATGTATTACCAGCCGTATGAAGTGACTGGTCTTGGAGGGTATAATCCCGCTCTGACTAGCATGCAGGGACAGCATTTGGGCTATGATTATCCCGGTGAGATTCCAAATCCTTATGGAGGGTATGAGTATCCCGCGCAGCCCAGTGTACCTCAAAACCCTCTTGGAGGATTCGGGGTTCCCGATGTAGGATGTGATAATCGCGAAGAGGATGTGAATCCGGAGTCCCCAGAGAACAATGAGGCAGCAGCAAAGCATATTAAGGCAAAGCGTGAAAAGGTGACTCATCATACAGATTCTAAAAAAGAGGGAAAGAAAGCCCGGATCTCTGACACCACCAGCAGCAAAGCAGATCGCGAAAAGACAAGATCAGCTAATAAAAGTAAGGAAGTAAGACAGAATCCCTGGATTAATGAATAGTCTTAATACGTATAGCGGGAAGGTAGTTCTTTATGAGCTGACTTCCCGCTATTTTTTATATCTATAAATTTACCTAAATATGTTACTTGTGCAGAGCCTTCATAAATGATATATTATAAATCCGGCCGCAAGGTTGGCGTACTTATCACGAGTAGCTTAAGAGTTTATAACTTCTCAAAAAAAAGTTCTTGCTAATTAAGTAACAACGTGATATATTATAAGAGTTGCTGCTGAGACATTGAATGAGATGTTGAACGGCAACGAATGAGGATTTGATCTTTGAAAACTGAACAACGAGTGAGTGAGTTTCACTTCGGTGAAATTCAAAAATAAAGGATGAAGCAATTCATCCAAAGAGAATTAATTTTCTCGTCAGTTTCAAAATGAGCTATCAACTCCGGATGAATTTTATTTCTATCATGGAAAGAAAAATCATCCTTTCTTGGAGAGTTTGATCCTGGCTCAGGACGAACGCTGGCGGCGTGCCTAATACATGCAAGTCGAGCGGACTTGATGGAGAGCTTGCTCTCCTGATGGTTAGCGGCGGACGGGTGAGTAACACGTAGGCAACCTGCCTGTAAGACTGGGATAACTACCGGAAACGGTAGCTAATACCGGATAATTCACATTGCTGCATGGCAATGTGATGAAAGACGGAGCAATCTGTCACTTACAGATGGGCCTGCGGCGCATTAGCTAGTTGGTGAGGTAACGGCTCACCAAGGCGACGATGCGTAGCCGACCTGAGAGGGTGAACGGCCACACTGGGACTGAGACACGGCCCAGACTCCTACGGGAGGCAGCAGTAGGGAATCTTCCGCAATGGACGAAAGTCTGACGGAGCAACGCCGCGTGAGTGATGAAGGTTTTCGGATCGTAAAGCTCTGTTGCCAGGGAAGAACGTCCGGTAGAGTAACTGCTACCGGAGTGACGGTACCTGAGAAGAAAGCCCCGGCTAACTACGTGCCAGCAGCCGCGGTAATACGTAGGGGGCAAGCGTTGTCCGGAATTATTGGGCGTAAAGCGCGCGCAGGCGGTCACTTAAGTCTGGTGTTTAATCCTGGGGCTCAACCCCGGGTCGCACTGGAAACTGGGTGACTTGAGTGCAGAAGAGGAGAGTGGAATTCCACGTGTAGCGGTGAAATGCGTAGATATGTGGAGGAACACCAGTGGCGAAGGCGACTCTCTGGGCTGTAACTGACGCTGAGGCGCGAAAGCGTGGGGAGCAAACAGGATTAGATACCCTGGTAGTCCACGCCGTAAACGATGAATGCTAGGTGTTAGGGGTTTCGATACCCTTGGTGCCGAAGTTAACACATTAAGCATTCCGCCTGGGGAGTACGGTCGCAAGACTGAAACTCAAAGGAATTGACGGGGACCCGCACAAGCAGTGGAGTATGTGGTTTAATTCGAAGCAACGCGAAGAACCTTACCAAGTCTTGACATCCCTCTGAATCCTCTAGAGATAGAGGCGGCCTTCGGGACAGAGGTGACAGGTGGTGCATGGTTGTCGTCAGCTCGTGTCGTGAGATGTTGGGTTAAGTCCCGCAACGAGCGCAACCCTTGATTTTAGTTGCCAGCACGTAAGGGTGGGCACTCTAGAATGACTGCCGGTGACAAACCGGAGGAAGGCGGGGATGACGTCAAATCATCATGCCCCTTATGACTTGGGCTACACACGTACTACAATGGCCGGTACAACGGGAGGCGAAGGAGCGATCTGGAGCGAATCCTAGAAAAGCCGGTCTCAGTTCGGATTGCAGGCTGCAACTCGCCTGCATGAAGTCGGAATTGCTAGTAATCGCGGATCAGCATGCCGCGGTGAATACGTTCCCGGGTCTTGTACACACCGCCCGTCACACCACGAGAGTTTACAACACCCGAAGTCGGTGAGGTAACCGCAAGGAGCCAGCCGCCGAAGGTGGGGTAGATGATTGGGGTGAAGTCGTAACAAGGTAGCCGTATCGGAAGGTGCGGCTGGATCACCTCCTTTCTATGGAGAATCGCTTCCTGCAACGGAAGCATTCAAATACACGGTCAGCGCAAGCTGCCGTAACCCGGTCTGCCGCAAGGCAGCCGGATCGACTTTGCAACGCAAAGTCAACCTCACTCGTTGTTCAGTTTTGAGAGTTCAACTCTCACGTATCTCTTCCAGAAGTTGCTTGGTGACAAGCAAACATGGATTTGATATGATAATCTTCCGGCCGTAAGGTACGGAACTTGATCCTTGAAAACTAGATAACGAAACGAATTTGCGTAAATTAGAATTCCTTTAAGCTGAACTTGTGCAAACAAGTGAAGTATCTAAGGTAGCGCGAAGGGGTTTTCGTTTTTGGGATCCTTTGCGATCTGTGCAACAGAGCCCAAAAATGAACCCCCGGAGCATATGGTTAAGCTACTAAGAGCACACGGAGGATGCCTAGGCGCTAGGAGCCGAAGAAGGACGTGGCGAACAACGAAACGGCCTCGGGGAGCTGTAAGCAAGCTTTGATCCGGGGATGTCCGAATGGGGAAACCCGGCTGTGGTAATTCGCAGTCACTCGTAACTGAATACATAGGTTGCGAAGAGGCAGACCAGGGGAACTGAAACATCTAAGTACCCTGAGGAAGAGAAAACAAGAGTGATTCCGTCAGTAGCGGCGAGCGAACGCGGAACAGCCTAAACCAAGGGGCTTGCCCCTTGGGGTTGTGGGACGTCTCACATGGAGTTACAAAGGATTAGGGTAGGCGAAGAGGTCTGGAAAGGCCCGCTAGAAGAGGTAAAAGCCCTGTAACCGAAAGTCTAATCCCTCCGAGACGGATCCCGAGTAGTGCGGGGCACGTGAAACCCCGTATGAATCCAGCAGGACCATCTGCTAAGGCTAAATACTCCCTAGCGACCGATAGTGAAGCAGTACCGTGAGGGAAAGGTGAAAAGCACCCCGGAAGGGGAGTGAAATAGATCCTGAAACCGTGTGCTTACAAGAAGTCAGAGCCCGATCTAGGGGTGATGGCGTGCCTTTTGTAGAATGAACCGGCGAGTTACGTTCCCGTGCAAGGTTAAGGTGAAAAGCCGTAGCCGCAGCGAAAGCGAGTCTGAATAGGGCGACTTGAGTACGTGGACGTAGACCCGAAACCGTGTGATCTACCCCTGTCCAGGGTGAAGGTGCGGTAACACGCACTGGAGGCCCGAACCCACGTATGTTGAAAAATGCGGGGATGAGGTGGGGGTAGCGGAGAAATTCCAATCGAACTCGGAGATAGCTGGTTCTCCCCGAAATAGCTTTAGGGCTAGCCTCGGAATTAAGAGTTATGGAGGTAGAGCACTGATTGGGTGCGGGGCCCGCCAAGGGTTACCAAGCTCAGTCAAACTCCGAATGCCATCAACTTCTGTCCGGGAGTCAGACAGTGAGTGCTAAGATCCATTGTCAAAAGGGAAACAGCCCAGACCATCAGCTAAGGTCCCCAAGTGTGTGTTAAGTGGGAAAGGATGTGGAGTTGCACAGACAACCAGGATGTTGGCTTAGAAGCAGCCACCATTTAAAGAGTGCGTAATAGCTCACTGGTCGAGTGACTCTGCGCCGAAAATGTAACGGGGCTAAACACACCACCGAAGCTATGGCTTGATGCTTTGCATCAGGGGTAGGGGAGCGTTGTATGTAGGTTGAAGGTGTACCGTAAGGAGCGCTGGACAGCATACAAGTGAGAATGCCGGTATGAGTAACGAAAAGATCAGTGAGAATCTGATCCGCCGAAAGCCTAAGGGTTCCTGAGGAAGGTTCGTCCGCTCAGGGTAAGTCGGGACCTAAGGCGAGGCCGAAAGGCGTAGTCGAAGGACAACAGGCCCAGATTCCTGTACCACCGTAATCCGTTATGAGCGATGGGGTGACGCAGCAGGGTAGTGACGCGGACTGATGGATGTCCGTCCAAGCAGTGAGGCTGGTGTGTAGGCAAATCCGCACACCGTAAGGCTGGGCTGTGATGGGGAGCGAAAATTACAGTAGCGAAGGTCATGATCTCACACTGCCAAGAAAAGCCTCTAGTCAGGAGAAGGTGCCCGTACCGCAAACCGACACAGGTAGGCGAGAAGAGAATTCTAAGGCGCGCGGAAGAACTCTCGTTAAGGAACTCGGCAAAATGACCCCGTAACTTCGGGAGAAGGGGTGCCCCGGTAGTGTGAATAGCACGAGGGGGCCGCAGTGAAAAGGCCCAAGCGACTGTTTAGCAAAAACACAGGTCTGTGCGAAGCCGTAAGGCGAAGTATACGGGCTGACGCCTGCCCGGTGCTGGAAGGTTAAGGGGAGTGGTTAGGGGTAACCCGAAGCTATGAACCGAAGCCCCAGTAAACGGCGGCCGTAACTATAACGGTCCTAAGGTAGCGAAATTCCTTGTCAGGTAAATTCTGACCCGCACGAATGGCGTAACGACTTGGGCGCTGTCTCAACGAGAGATCCGGTGAAATTTTAATACCTGTGAAGATGCAGGTTACCCGCGACAAGACGGAAAGACCCCATGGAGCTTTACTGCAGCTTGATATTGGACTTGGGTACGATTTGTACAGGATAGGTGGGAGCCTAGGAAGCCGGAGCGCCAGCTTCGGTAGAGGCAACGTTGGGATACCACCCTGATCGTATCGGAGTTCTAACCTGGTACCGTGAACCGGTATGGGGACAGTGTCAGGTGGGCAGTTTGACTGGGGCGGTCGCCTCCTAAAGAGTAACGGAGGCGCCCCAAGGTTCCCTCAGAATGGTTGGAAATCATTCGAAGAGTGCAAAGGCATAAGGGAGCTTGACTGCGAGACTGACAAGTCGAGCAGGGACGAAAGTCGGGCTTAGTGATCCGGTGGTACCGCATGGAAGGGCCATCGCTCAACGGATAAAAGCTACCCTGGGGATAACAGGCTTATCTCCCCCAAGAGTCCACATCGACGGGGAGGTTTGGCACCTCGATGTCGGCTCATCGCATCCTGGGGCTGAAGTAGGTCCCAAGGGTTGGGCTGTTCGCCCATTAAAGCGGTACGCGAGCTGGGTTCAGAACGTCGTGAGACAGTTCGGTCCCTATCTGTCGTGGGCGTAGGAAATTTGAGAGGAGCTGTCCTTAGTACGAGAGGACCGGGATGGACGCACCGCTGGTGCACCAGTTGTTCCGCCAGGAGCACAGCTGGGTAGCTACGTGCGGAAGGGATAAGCGCTGAAAGCATCTAAGCGTGAAGCCCCCCTCAAGATGAGATTTCCCAATTAGTAAGACCCCTTGAAGACGACGAGGTAGATAGGCTGGGGGTGGAAGTGCAGCAATGCATGGAGCTGACCAGTACTAATCGGTCGAGGGCTTATCCAACACAGCTTCACGAAGTGTAACTTCGGAAGTGACACAATCTAACACGCACAATTCGTTTCGTATCTAGTTTTCAGGTGATCAAGCCTGAGGAGAAGATGTGGGTTTTTATTAAGGCCAGATATTTTCTCGCAGCGATTTCGAGAAGCGAAAGCTTCGAAAAATCATGTTTGGTGGCGATGGCGGAGGGGTTCCACGCGTACCCATCCCGAACACGACCGTTAAGCCCTCCAGCGCCGATGGTACTTGGACCGCAGGGTCCTGGGAGAGTAGGACGCCGCCAAGCGATTAATTTTATTCCCTGATAGCTCAGTTGGTAGAGCACTCGACTGTTAATCGAGTTGTCACAGGTTCGAGTCCTGTTCGGGGAGCCATTCACACAGATTAGTCCAGGCTGATCTCATTATCAGCTTGGATTTTATTATGGCCCGTTGGTCAAGGGGTTAAGACACCTCCCTTTCACGGAGGTAACAGGGGTTCGAATCCCCTACGGGTCACCACTTTCATTAAACAGCTTCATGTGGGGATGAGAACCCATCAGGGTTCGTCGAAGCATAGGCTTCGGTAGGAATACATCGCAGTCTCGTTTGAAGAACGAGTATCCCCTACGGGTCACCACTTTCATTAAACAGCTTGATTTATGGAGGCTTAGCTCAGCTGGGAGAGCATCTGCCTTACAAGCAGAGGGTCGGGGGTTCGATCCCCTCAGCCTCCACCATATTGTACTACTGACGCGGGGTGGAGCAGCCCGGTAGCTCGTCGGGCTCATAACCCGAAGGCCGCAGGTTCAAATCCTGCCCCCGCAATTAATCCCAATTAATAATATGGGATTCACTAAAGTGTGGAGCCGTGGTGTAGAGGCCTAACATGCCTGCCTGTCACGCAGGAGACCGCGGGTTCGAATCCCGTCGGCTCCGCCATTATAGTTCTTATTATTAAGAGCCATTAGCTCAGTTGGTAGAGCACCTGACTTTTAATCAGGGTGTCGAAGGTTCGAGTCCTTCATGGCTCACCATTTACCTTGAATATCAGGGTGAACAGTGTTACTTGTGCGCGTGTGGCGGAATTGGCAGACGCACTAGACTTAGGATCTAGCGTCTTTGACGTGGGGGTTCAAGTCCCTCCACGCGCACCATTTGCGGACGTGGCTCAGCGGTAGAGCATCGCCTTGCCAAGGCGAGGGTCGCGGGTTCGATTCCCGTCGTCCGCTCCATATTTTGCGCCCTTAGCTCAGCTGGATAGAGCGTTTGACTACGAATCAAAAGGTCAGGAGTTCGAATCTCTTAGGGCGCGCCATTTTTACTTTAATCTCATATGCCGGCGTGGCGGAATGGCAGACGCGCTCGACTCAAAATCGAGTGGGAAACCGTGGAGGTTCGAGTCCTCTCGCCGGTATAAAAAAAACGCAAGATTGACGGGGATTTAAACGCTGATTGGACGCTATGTCTGATCGGCTTTTTGCGTTTTAATAATGCGCATTGATATTACGCACTTATCCACAGGAACCGCGCTCGACTAAAATCGATTACGCGAGTCGATTCGGCAGCCTCAGCGATACTTAACGGAGGGTGTTGTATTGGAATGGCACGTAGAAAAAACGCATTAACCTTTGAGGACTTAACACCGCAAGCTCAGCCGCTTTATGTCGTTGATGATTTCGATAGTGCGGCGCATTTATTTTTGCGAGACGGGAAGATACGCAATATAAGTAAGCATACGCTTGCTTTTTATCGGCGTGAGTTTAACGTGTTTAGGAAGGCACTTGAGGAGCAACATATCTCAACTGATCCGGGCAAATTAACGGAAGATATCTTAAAAGAGAACGTTATACTGTACATGATGGAGAACGGACAGAAAGAGACGTCAATTAACTGCGTTCTTCGAGCGCTCCGAGCGATGTTCAATTTCCTTGTATGGGAGGGCTACTTGCTACAAAGCCCTATGCATAAAATGACGCTTATAAAGCAGAAGAGAACGGTAGTCAGTACGTTCACTCCGGACCAATTACGCCTACTTATCGCTCAACCGGACCAGAAGACGTTCGTAGGGGTCCGTGACCGTGTAATCATGATGCTTTTTTCGGAGACAGGTGTCCGGGTTCGAGAGTTAAGCGATATTAAAATTTCGGACATAAACTGGCGCGATGGCGTAATTAAGATCGACGGTAAGGGATATAAGCAGCGGCTAGTACCGTTTCAGTCGGTCATGCGCAAAGAATTAGGTAAGTATCTTACGCTGAGAGGTAGTCTCGATCACGACACGTTATTCGTTACGATCGACAATACGCCGCTGACTGTCCGCCAAATTCAGGAACAAATAGCATTCTACGGACGCAGAGCGGGCATTACAGGCGTGCGTTGTTCGCCACATACGCTGAGGCACACTTTTGCCAAGATGTCCGTACAGAACGGAGCAGACGTGTTTGCGCTGCAGGCGGTGTTGGGCCACGCAACGTTAGATCAAGTACGGACGTATGTTAATATGTTTAGCAACGAAGTACGTGACCAACACCGTAAGTTTAGCCCGCTTGAGAAGATGTATTAATCCTAACGCTCAGTCCTTCGGGATTGGGCGATTTTTGCTCTAGATACGTTTTTAAACGAAAAAAGACCGCACGATGGCGGTCGGTAATACCGTAAGTACTACTCTAGAAAAATATACTTTTTATGCTCGAATAGCTATAAACAATGAGGAAGTCCTTCTTGTTGGTAATCCTCAGGCTGGACTTTAATAAATTTTAATTATTACTTAAAGGGATATTTTTAGTTTTACTCTGAATAACGTTTATAACTTCCCCGAACCTTTTTTTTATGTCAGCGACCTGCTTATCTGAAAAGTCACCTCTAATTATAATTTTTTCACTAGGCGCGCTAAATGATATTGAATTCGATGAGCTTTCACTACTTATAGAGCCAACGTAGTCAGCCACTTTAGGTACAAGATTACGAAGCGTCTCGGGATTATATTTTGCCTTTTTTATTGTTATCTTATTTGCAAGTTTCTCTTTAAGAGTACTCAAGACAGATTGTAATTCTAAAGCATTCTCTTTATATATCAAGAAAACAACTTTTGGATTATTTTTATCTGTATTGTCAAAATAGTATTCCCCTTGTTTACTAAACAAGTTCGGTTTATCGCTATATACTTTTTTAATGGTCTCTTCAACAATAGGGATAACTTCTCTTTGAAAAGTGATTAACATCTGTGATTCATTCTTCTTCGGTTCTTTGGCTGTAGCATTTTGTACTGTAAAGCTAACCGAGCCTAATACAACAGCAGCTACGCTCAAAGCTAATATGATAGCGGTAGGTTTCCGCATATAAACGCCTCCTTGTTAAACACATTATCCTAAGTTGCGGAAACTATACTACTGACCTTGCAAATTAGATATGCTTGTATCGTATGTCTTATTATATTGATAAAATGTACTACCAAGCAACGTGGTCGCGTACCAAGCCGGGGTTATGTGTCCAACTTTCCCATAATATGTACCACCAGATACGTAATCCTGTGTGGCACCAGAAACTACACCTACCAAAGCATAATCAGAAGCTCTGTATACTGTAGCTCCACTATCACCTGATCCCGCAAAAACTTGAGTAGTTCCGTTAATAAGGTATCCACTTAATACATTTGCATAAATCACTTTGTGATAGAAGCTACTATCACTATATTTCACTATCGAGTCCGCTTCGCTAACTGTAGCACTTGTTATACCTGTATTTGCGCCTGATTTATTAATGACTAAGCCCGCTTTTATTCCACTGTCACCCACTGTAATAAATGGCCTTAATTGTCCGTCGATTGCTCCACTTCCGTTGTTTTTAGTATAAAATCTGCTCGTAACATTAAAACTAGTATTCGTAAGTCGGATAAGACCTAAGTCATATTTTGAAGTAGCGTTATATCCACTCCAATGCTCGTATCCTAGAGTAGCCCACCCGTCAGAGAAATTTCCCTCAATTATTGCACTCGATGCTCCACTATTAACACAATGGCCGGCCGTTACCATATATGCTTGATTATTTTTTGTAGCTATATAACCAGAGGTACACCCGGCTCCCTTAATATAAATGGCCTGCCCTCCCCCTAAACTACTGAAAGGATAGTCTCTTGCATACAATGGTATATTTTCAACTTTCTCCTTTTTGATATCTAACGAATCGGCTCCGAATTTCTCCTTTAGTGCTGAGATTTGATTATCTGTTAGATCAGCTCTTATATTGATATCCTCATTTGGTACATCATAACCGATAGCATACGATCCTTTATATGATTGACTATCTAAGTATTTGGCTATGGCCTCGGGCAACTCATGTAGAGTCTCCGGGTCTTTCTTTGCTATTTTAAATTTTACTTTTACTCCGAGTTTTTCTTCAAGTTCTTTACGAACAGCTTTTATTTCCTTCTTTTCTTCCTTGCTAACTAAAAAAACAACTTTAAGATTTTGAGTATCTGAGTTATCAAAGTAGTACTCCGCTTGATTTTTAAGCAGTTCTGAGTCAACCCCTAAAGTAGTCTCAGTATCTGAAAGAGCTATTCGTTTAGGGAACTGTTTTGATAGAGCAGAATCAATTACAGGAATGACTTCCTTTTGAAAATCAATTATTTTTTGAATCTCCGCATCGCTGCTAGCTGTAGCCTCCACTTGCTTAACAGGATTAAAAACAAGAACTGAAATTACAAAAAAAACCTAAAAAGGCATAAATCAACTTACGTTTAAGCATTAATTCGTCTCCTTTACATTTGTTGGATTAAGACCCACGAAAAAGAATATAATATAAAAAGTAATATATCTACTGGATGATTATGGTACATGTGAAATATTAACCCTCTTACACATAGTAGAAACCAAACGTTTCTAGATTTGTCGAATCTTTTATTGTATTTGAAGTAAGAATTAAGCGTATTTGTCTAAATTGTCCGCAGGTCAAACGTCGATACAAGGGAAGTATACGGGATGGGTCACGTGATTCAAGTTCTTCGGGGAAAAAGGGTGGGAGAAGTAGCTCGTACCATTTAGCGATCTAGCATCTGCTAATACGAACGAGAATTTTAGTATACGTATCGCTTAAAACTACTCCCTTTTCGTCTGCATGCAGTTGCTTTAATGCGTCTTGATTGTTAAGAATATCAAAAATAGCGTAAACATCCTTTGCACCAAACCACGTCCGCCTCCGATCGTTACCGCTATTACTTCAGCGGATAACTCGTAGGCGTTTATTTATACGCTAGTTTTCTGTTTAGCTACGGCTGTCTTTCCCGCATCTGCAGTAGCATTTCGACCAGTTCGTCCCTACCGATAAGCCGGACGCCGTTGGATTTCGCAAGTTTATACGCCTGGTCCGTGTAGTCGCGGTTGGTTACGACCCACCCGGCCGTAGCGCGGTAGTGCGCAATAGCTCCGTGAACTTCCTGGACGGCTTTCAGCCCCACGTTCTTACTGTAGCGCTTGGCCTGAACGACAACTCGCTTTCCATCCTTCGATAAAACCAAGTCAGCCCCGTAGTCCCCTGACGCCTGCGTCACTTCGGCCTTATAACCTTGCGATCGGAACAAGTGGCCGAGATATTTCTCAAAATCAACGCCGTCCATCCTATCAATTTCCGCTATGCCCGATCGTTTAAGACGCAGGGCTCCGAACAATTGCGGATCAGGACGGTCTATACGCGAAGGGACGGACGAAGCCTGGCGCTATTGTCACGAATGCTCGTGGAGGCTACTCGTATCACAACTTCGGTATTGCGATCGACTTTGCGTTGCTACTACCGGACGGAAAGTCCGTGTCTTGGGATACGAAGAGGGACGGGGATGGCGACGGTGTTGCGGACTGGGACGAAGTAGTTGCGGATGCGAAGCGGATCGGCTGGGCGTGGGGCGGCGATTGGCGCACATTTACGGACCTACCGCACTTCGAAATGACATTCGGACTGTCTACCGCTGACTACCGCGCAGGCAAGCGTCCATTAAAGGCGCATCTTGACGCGGCTATTCAGCGCATAACAAAAGAGGAGGACGCGGACGTGAAGAAAGACGAACTTGTAACCGTTAAGGTGGGCGGCAAGAAAATCGCGGACGGCGTAGTGGACTGCGGTATTACGTACATACCGATCCGGGCCGTAGCCGAGGCGCTTGGGGCTAACGTGACATACGACGCGAAGACGAAAACGGTAACGATTACGAAAGCGGGTGCGTAACGGTGAAGAAACGCTTAACAAATCCGGTATTTATCGCTGCTTTCGTCGGGCTTGCGTATCAGATCCTCGTTAAATACGGAGTAGCTCCGGACTTTGGTACGTGGCAGATCGTAGTTGAT contains:
- a CDS encoding stalk domain-containing protein; amino-acid sequence: MTFGLSTADYRAGKRPLKAHLDAAIQRITKEEDADVKKDELVTVKVGGKKIADGVVDCGITYIPIRAVAEALGANVTYDAKTKTVTITKAGA
- a CDS encoding restriction endonuclease — translated: MDGVDFEKYLGHLFRSQGYKAEVTQASGDYGADLVLSKDGKRVVVQAKRYSKNVGLKAVQEVHGAIAHYRATAGWVVTNRDYTDQAYKLAKSNGVRLIGRDELVEMLLQMRERQP
- a CDS encoding S1 family peptidase translates to MEATASSDAEIQKIIDFQKEVIPVIDSALSKQFPKRIALSDTETTLGVDSELLKNQAEYYFDNSDTQNLKVVFLVSKEEKKEIKAVRKELEEKLGVKVKFKIAKKDPETLHELPEAIAKYLDSQSYKGSYAIGYDVPNEDINIRADLTDNQISALKEKFGADSLDIKKEKVENIPLYARDYPFSSLGGGQAIYIKGAGCTSGYIATKNNQAYMVTAGHCVNSGASSAIIEGNFSDGWATLGYEHWSGYNATSKYDLGLIRLTNTSFNVTSRFYTKNNGSGAIDGQLRPFITVGDSGIKAGLVINKSGANTGITSATVSEADSIVKYSDSSFYHKVIYANVLSGYLINGTTQVFAGSGDSGATVYRASDYALVGVVSGATQDYVSGGTYYGKVGHITPAWYATTLLGSTFYQYNKTYDTSISNLQGQ
- a CDS encoding tyrosine-type recombinase/integrase, coding for MARRKNALTFEDLTPQAQPLYVVDDFDSAAHLFLRDGKIRNISKHTLAFYRREFNVFRKALEEQHISTDPGKLTEDILKENVILYMMENGQKETSINCVLRALRAMFNFLVWEGYLLQSPMHKMTLIKQKRTVVSTFTPDQLRLLIAQPDQKTFVGVRDRVIMMLFSETGVRVRELSDIKISDINWRDGVIKIDGKGYKQRLVPFQSVMRKELGKYLTLRGSLDHDTLFVTIDNTPLTVRQIQEQIAFYGRRAGITGVRCSPHTLRHTFAKMSVQNGADVFALQAVLGHATLDQVRTYVNMFSNEVRDQHRKFSPLEKMY